Part of the Callospermophilus lateralis isolate mCalLat2 chromosome 8, mCalLat2.hap1, whole genome shotgun sequence genome, TCTGTTCATGGCTGGTTGTAGTATGTTTATGTGTGTAATACACAAATAATATAGTGGAAACTATGTACATAATCTCTGTGTTATAAGGCCCTTTTAGCTCTAGAATAGAGCAGTTTGTTGGTCTTAGACTTTCGGTTGCAGATTGAAATGATTAACTGCAGCTGGAGGGAAATTTTTAAAGTAATCACCAAGATTATCTTTATCTAATATGTCCTTCATAAAGAAAGAATGTTGCATTTCAAGAAAGGAATCTTTTGCCCAATTTACTGTTTTATTTGCTTATTCATGTTGAGCAAAAATCCTCATTCTTTACTGCCTTTGGAAATACAAGctttaaaaaatttccttttgGGCCATATGACTATAAAACCAGTGGTTATTCTAGACCACCACCATCCAATAGAGATTTAATAGGAGCCACAAATGTGAGccacatatataattttaaaagtttagtagctacatttaaaaatgcaaaaagtaacaaaagcaattaattttaataatatagtaCATTTAACCCAATATTATCAGTTGAtcaaatattatcattttaacACATactcaatataaaatatatttctgaaatacTGTACATTTATTTTTGTAGCAAATCTTTGAAACTCAGTGTTCATTTTATTATGTATACAGCACACCTCACTTTGAACTGAAGTAGGTGGTCACTATCATACTGTACAGTGCAGTTCTAGCATTTAAGGAGGCTTTCCTTAAATGTGGACTTTACCTGCATCCATTCAATTAATCCTCACAACTACTCTACAGTTGATACTACTGGGCTCATTTTATAGAGGAGCAGACTGGGATTTGTGCACATTTGTATTTTGTCTGAGAACAAAATACATTTGTTTGTATTTGTAATTTGTCTGAGAACCCCTGTTGAGTGTAGTGGAATAGGTACTGGGTCACAGGGCTTAAACTTTAAAATCATGGCCTGAACTGAAATGGGAGTGGTGGGACCAGGTGGTGTGACAGATTCTGAGAGTTTTCATGAGAAGATGTTGAAGATTAGACACAGGGGTGGAGGCTGACCAAGAGTAGGTAACAAGGTGATGGGAAACTAGTCTGAAATAAGGAAATGTTTTGAAGCAAAATGTGGGGGAAAGGAGCAGGATTAGTTTACCCAGTGAGACTCTGCCACCCTTGTCCCTCAGAGTTCATTCATTCACtgccagtaagtttggcagctgTTCTATTGCCACATACTTAGAACAGAGTGACTTCTCTTCTTCCATTTTAAACTTCCCTCTGCTACACAAAGTTTGGGTAAGAGTATATGCTATGGTGACTGGGATGAATTAAGGTCAGAGTCTGTGAACAACTCCAATGCCATGGCTTTGTTATAAAGGTCTGCAAAATATTATCCTGGTGTCATGGATAATACAAATGTGCACAAATGGCAGTTTCCTTCTTTTGCTTCACACAATGTTAAAAATGAGTAAAATGTGTTTCCCATTGCACTTCCTCTGTGCTTGGGGACTCAGTGAACTCATTTTAAGTTTCCAcatctttataaaaatgttttgtttttacagAAACATGTTTTTGATCAAGAACATAATTTCATGATTGTGTGTGTTTCTGAAACAAGTATGTATATGGAACAAGTGCATGAAGGAAAGCCTGGGTTTTGGTGGCCAATCCCAGGACTGGACATTCTTTAACCTCAGCTTTACCAATAACTTGTTAGATGATCTCATGAGAAAGAGCCGGTGTTCTGCCTTGACAAATCTGTCTCCTTCTCTCTACTATCTCTTATTCTGGATATGAAGAACTAGAAGTACAAGTAAACAATTtcagtctttttgttgttgttgttgttgagctatatagaaatttaatttcaaaatttATGTAGTATCAGATTTCAGACAAActatacaagaaaaaaatttaaaaacatttttgaatgggtggctcatttttaaatatattttctgaaTATTAAGTTACTTCACCCTACCTACCCAACACATATCCTGcaccctacattttgtgaggcagGTGGGAGATACAATCCCCACAATACTGTAATAGTGGCATTAATTACACTGACGATTTACATTTAAGAAATGCCTAActgtccctctccttggtctatacccaaagtacttaaaatcagcatactacaggggcacagccacatccatgtttatagcagtacaattcacaatagctaaactgtggagccaacctagatgcccttcaatagatgaatggataaagaaactgtggcatacatacacaatggaataatactcagcaataaaagaaaataaaatcatggcatttgcacataaatggatgaagttagagaagataatgctaagtgaagttagccaattccaaaaaaacaaatgttttctttgatataaggagactgattcatagttcgatagggagagggaacatgAGAGGAATAGACGAATAGATAGAGCAGAGGAGttggagaggaaggaagggggcatggggtaattaatgatggtggaatgtgataatcattattatccaaagtacaggtataaagacatgaattggtgtgaatatactatgtaaacaaccagagatatgaaaaattgtgctctatatatgtaataagaattggaatgcattctgctgtcatatataaataaaaaagaagaagaaacgcTTAACTAGATCCTTTTTGAAATGCTTTAAacttatctcatttaattttgaTGACATGGGAGGTAgaaattatctccattttatgaaTGAGAACAATAGCTCCCCCAGTTAATTAAGTGTCTGAACCAGTACTTAAGTCAAGGTGAGTCTAATTCTAAACCTGTGCTTGTATCTAGTAGGGCCTGGGTGCCTCAGATAGGAGGCTATTACAGTACTTTGTCAAAGTTATATGTGCAGATCTGTATCATCTCTAGAATGCTCAGctctgccccaccccacccctgcacTAAGTTTACTATGGTGTTATAATTTTCACACATTTATGGTGCTTCAGTAAAGAAAATAACAAATCATAAAAGTGGCTATTTTCTGCTTTAAACTTTTTTCTGGCTTTTAAAATTACTCCTGGTGACTCCCCACCCCTATTAGAAACCCTCAAAAGCAAGAGTTTGCATAAATTTTttggtttgtattttttttaattgaagtaaaATTCACAAAACTAGGAAATTAACTTTTTAAGAGAACAATAAAGTGGCAATTGATACCTTCACAGTGTTGTGCAACAACCAGCCCCATCTAGTTCCAAAACATTTCTATAATTCTAAACTCCATAAGGAGTTTCTCCTCATTTGGTCCTTCCTCTGGTCCCTGACAAACACGAATCACTATGGTCTCTATGAACTTAACTATTCTGATTATATCacataaatgaaacaaaacagtTTGTGAACTTTTGCATCTctagtttatttcatttagcataatgtttcaTGGTCTATTTACATTGTGAATGTATTGGtattcattctcttttataacaGTAACATTCTATCTTTTAGAAATGCCACACTTTGCTTATCTATTTATCCACTGACGATCTATTGAGCTGTTACCACCTTTTAGTCATTGTGatagtgctgctataaacaaaTACTCATTTGAGTGTCTATCTTCAGTGTTGGAGGCATATGTCTaggagtagaattgctggatcatatgataattCTATGTTTAATGTTTGGGGACCTATCGAATTGTTTTCCACAACAACTGAACCATTTTACCTCCCTACTGACAAAGTGAAAGAGTTgcaatttttccacatcctctcTGACTCTCTGGTGTTTAGGGGTTGGTTTGTTATAGCCATACTAGTATGTCTCAACTAGtaaattgtggttttgatttctaGTACCCTAATGACTCATGTTTTTGAGTATCTTTTTATGtgcctgttggccatttgtatatcttctttggagatgtGCCTATCCAAGACTTTTGCTCATGTTTTATTGGTTTATACAGAGTTATAACTGTTGTTGAGTTATAGCTGTCACTTATGTACTAGGTTCTGGATATTAGATTTGTCAGATATATGGTTAACATTCTGAAGATTGTCTTCTCACTTTCTTGATTATGTCCCTTGATGCAAAAGTTACTAATTTCAATGAATTTCACTTTATCtggtttataaatttattttattgatatatctatttgttttcttttgttgttcaCATTTGAGTGTCATATCTAAGAATTCACTGTCAAATCCAAGTTCATGAAGAATTACTCCTCTATTTTCATCAGAGAATTTTATGGCTTTTATCTCATATATTTAGGGCACTGATTTATTTTGAGTCAAAATTTTTCACATGGTTGATGTCTTATTTACTTCTATTTACTCTTTGTCTTTTTTGCTTCCTAGGAGACCTTAAAAGCAAAGGACTGCATATTTTTAATCTGACTTCCCTAACCAAGTCTGAAAACATTTTGTCTGCCACACTGTATTTCTATATTGGAGAGCTAGTAAACATCAGTTGGAATTGTCCAGTGTCCCCAAGATGCTCACATCATGCTCAGAGAAAACACATTCAGATAGAACTCTCTGCGTGGAGCCTCCAAGCTAACCTAAACCAAAGCCAACTCCTGGGTCATCTGTCAGTAGATATAGCCAAACCTCATCGAGATACCATGTCTTGGCTATCTAAAGATATCACTCAGCTCTTGAAGAAGGCCAAGGAAAACGAGGACTTCCTCATAGGATTTAACATGACCCCCAAAGCACAGCAACTGTCAAAAAGGATGGTTCCTTTTCCGGAGCCTTATATCTTGGTGTATGCCAACGATGTTGCCATTTCTGAGCCAGAAAGTGTGGTGTCAAGCTTACAGGGACATTGGAATTTCCCCACTGGAGCTGTTCCCAAACTGGATAGCCACATCAGAGCTGCCCTTTCTATGGAACGAAGGAAGAAACGCTCTACGGGTATCTTGTTGCCTCTGCAGAACAATGAGCTTCCAGGGGCAGAGTATCAGTACCAGGAGGAAGGGGTATGGGAAGAAAGGAAGCCTTACAAGACCCTtcagactcagcctcctgagaagaaTAAGAACAAGAAGAAACAGAGAAAAGGGCCTCACCAAAAGAGTCAGACGCTCCAGTTTGATGAACAGACCTTGAAGAAGGCAAGAAGAAAGCAGTGGGTTGAACCTCGGAATTGTGCCAAGAGATACCTTAAAGTGGACTTTGCCGATATTGGCTGGAGTGAATGGATTATCTCCCCCAAGTCTTTTGATGCTTATTATTGCTCCGGAGCCTGCCAGTTCCCCATGCCAAAGGTAGCCATTGTTTTAGCCCTGTTCTTTCTATTTCCACAGAGTAGAAAGCCACACTAAGTTAAATGTGCATGTGTGTCAGTGCATGTTTTCATTTACAGAATCCATCTGGACCCTGATTTACTACATTCTAAAGTGCAATAGGTAATATGGTTATGTTTGTAAAGTAATACGAGGTCAAAATTAATATgaagaatatgaaaaaatgtatgcataAAATATGCCTTTTGTGTTGCTTCCAACCATGGTGCATATTCAACTAGTTATCTCTACCTGTCTATGATAAGCAAACCCCAGGTGGTAGAAGACTGGTCTTTGAGGGATGTTCAGGGAACAGAATGCATAGATATGGTGGGAGCAAAAGGACAAGCTAATGGGTTTGATGCCCTGatgcagaacttttttttttttttttttttttgataagtaGTTACTCATGAAAAGAGTTGTCCCCACAGAGGTTAAGATCAGGGTTTGGCTAGGTAAACTGGCCTCATTAGATCTTCCAGATGTTTATTTCATTTGCTTCTCTGCTAAATGTCAAAAAAGAAGGCAAAATAGAATATGACGACTCTATAAACGTCTTCCAAGACCCATTTTAACCTCTCAGAAATTACCTGACTCTTCCAAACTCAATTAGGACTGTGTTTTATCATATCACTACTGAGTATTATGACAAATATATTCTCAGAAGTCTCTCCAACACTCACCTCTTTGCACAGCAAGTCCAAGTGACAGTTCTCTTTCGATGTATGGTATAAATAGTAAAATAGAGAGGTACCCTCCAGCCTTTGGTTCAGCTTTTGCCATGCTTTTATTCTTAGCTTCAAACAGTCTGAATCTCTATTAAACAATGAGAAGTGACCCAAGGAATAgaattcagagaaaaaaaaagtgtattttaaaaaataattgaatcAATTTTTGTTATAGTTTGATAATGGGGCAGAAGATCCTTCACCTCAAAGAGTGACTGATTTCTGTTTATAAATCTTTATGatagcatttttatatttctagTCCTGTGATCACTGGGTACTATGCACATAAAAACAAAGGGGCTAACTGACATCCTGTTTTTCTTGTTAGGATGTCTCAGAAAGATAAGCTTTTCACATTTTCCAAGACCTTATGTTTCCCAAGGATTTTGAATGATATCAAGTTTTGTAAACTCAATACAAAGTAAGGATTATCTACATTTACAGTGATAAAAAGAGCCTTATCTTGTCTAAAGATTCATGGAGTACATTTTGCTGATGAAACAAAAACTCATGCACCGGAGATGACACTTAGAAACACAACAAAGATGACACATGTCGCAAGCAGAGAAGAATCTTTTACCATATAGCTTGCCTTGTGGCATCCAGAGGCAAGAATGGATTCCTCTACTGTTAAGTTCAGGAAGACTGATTTTAGATGGGCTGAGGGCTTtctaaactctctctctctcaccctcaTAAACAGGTCACTTGGTTAACTGGAAAAGACGGCTTTTTCCCTCCCTCCTGACTCCAGGCAGGTTCCAGAAAGCCATACGAATGTTGAGATGTTccttttggtttggttttcatTCCCTAACTCTGGAGAAGGGTCTTAGCCTCCAGCCTTCCACCACTGTTCCTCACTtgtgtctctctcttctgttagTGCCACCTGCTTTTACTCATCCCAAACCTGGTATTGCTCCAGAAGAGCTTCACCATGGTTCTCAGTGATCTaaagaataattatttaaaagCTAATAAGGGATTAGATACAAAAAGGATAAATTTAAGGAAAGAAGTATGTTAACATAGCAGAATAATTAAATATGCATGCTTAATCATACAGGGCTTCTTAAACCTTATTTTGTCTGCAAACTGCCTGGGGTTTTTAAATATGTAGGCTCTGATCCAGTGGGTTTGGAGCTGGAGTCCATGATTATGCACATCTAACAAGCTTCAGCATGATACTAATGCTGCTGATTCACAAATTGTACTTGGAGTAGTGACATTGATAAGCAAATGCTTTTGGCTTGAATCTTGATTCTACCATTTACCAACTATGGTTCTTTAGATAAATTACTCAAACTCTCTACAGGTTAGTTTATCATCTTGGAAATGggtaaaaatagtaataatagtacCTCATAACAAAAATGAGATGGGGAAAATGAGATAGTAGAGTAACTTGCatgcagtaggtgctcaataagtaTTTGCTGTTATTGTTGTTATCATTAATGGTCATAGCAGAGTCTGAGGAGAACAGAAAATTAAGTGTGCGGGGGGGTGGGGAGGCTGAAGAAAGACTATGTAGGGAAAGGGAGTAAGAAAGTAAAAGTTGTAAAGCAAGAAAAAGTTCTGTATTTCTAGTTCCTTTACAAATATCACAAGATTGAAAATAGGATTCTCCCTGCGGGTTTAACAGCCTGTGAGCTCTTCCAGTGAGGTGCCTTAGGAGAGTAATAGAATGAGGAGAGGATCCATTGCAGCAACTGGACTCATCATAATATTTGTCAAAACTTGGAATGGCATCAGAGCTCCAAGGAGACATAACAGGGATAAGCATGGAGCTTTCTCTCTGAGCTTGATATTTCCTTTTGCCAAGTGGAGAGTGGAGGTTTGGCTGTTACAAAGAGTTCTCAATCTCTCGTCACCTTGTGTGGATATGCTTAACTTTTAAAGCTTTCTAGTGGTTTCCTTTAAGTCTTCCAATGGTACGGTAACCAAGGGATGGGAAACATAAAGCCGAAGGAAGGGCAAGGGGCAAGCATGTCCCTTGTCAGCATAGTGTCGAATATGGCAACCAGAGACAACTACTTAAATAGAAACGCAGCCTGACCAGCTGAACAAAATGAGGGTCTGCAGCTAGGTCAGCATGACACGTGCAGTAATGGAGGCACCAAAGAATCTTCAGACTTTAGATATTCACTTTGCCCCAGAGAAAAGTTCTCCCAGGCCAGACTGCTCAGCTGCTCTCCTGTTTTGGGCCTCCTGAGCAAAAGCCCGATCTATATGGCAGGTCTCTTCTTCTGCTTAAGTCGACAACCTGCTCCATAATTCAGAACAGCTGTGCTCTGCCTTTCCCAAATTCCAGGCTTTGCCCTTTCACTGATTCCAATTAGATAGTTTCTGGGCCCTCACACCCATGTGGGCTGGACTGGAAGAGTGGGGAGCAAAACCTCAAGGTCTGGGTCAGGAATGAAGGCCTATGACATACTCTCCCCTGCTCATGTCTTTGTAATCAAATTCAACTTGAGGACATCACACACAGCTTGGCAGGTGCAGGCCTGACCACTGTAGATTTCATTCACAGAGCAGTTTGGATTTTTCCGAATTTGTAGCCCTTATAGGCAATCTactctcagagagagagagagagaaagagagagagagagagagagagagagagagagagagggagagagagagagagactgactcttgGAATTCTGCCATGAGATGAAAAATGCCCACAGAGCCAAAGCCAAGTTCTTTGCCTCCCTCACCACCTTAGCAGAGATGGAAAACagaaatttcaaatgaaaatggttGAGCCATTGTTGCTGACAGAGCTCTAAGAAACGAACAAGGATTAGAGAAATGAAGTTACTTTTGCAAGGAATTATGCAAAAACTAGAAATAGCAAAGACAGAACTAGGCAGCAAATAATCCAAATACGTTGCACCAAATgtctcatatgaaaaaaaaattcacattaatTAGTTCAAAACCATACATCCTCAATGAATTGCCTGAATTTTCCAATTCTAatgtctgatcatgagtataaacaCTAAAAACATTGAATTGTGATGTGCTGTGTTTCCTAAGCAAAAAATTATCTGACCTGATGTTGAAGACATGTTTCAACCTCATTTAAAAGAGAGGCTGGTGACGGTAAGAGAACAGGCTGGCATTTACGACTGAAACATTCCTCAATCTCAGTAAAAAGAGTCATGAGTAACACAGTTTGAACTCAGAAACAAACCCAAAACTGTGAACAGGCAATATGCTTCACCCCAGAAAATTACAGCATGGATCATTTGTGCATGACATAATTATTCCTGGTAAGGGGAGCTTGATCAGAGGATTCCGTAGTGAGAAAAAAGGGGAAACTCCCTAGTAATCCGAGAGGTTCCTGATAAGAAAACACCACCACCATTCAAGGGCTTGTGCTGAATTCCCACGAGCTCACTAGAGACTACTCATACCCTCATAGTTTCTGACTCCATCCTTTATGAGTTGGAGGTTAAGGGGGGGAAAAAGGATAGGAATTTTCCTAGGAAACAcccatgaatattttccatatctCCGGCAGAACCTTTCATTTTtggtgttgaatttttttttcccacaaaaATAGGTAAAATGAAGGGTATGCTGTTTCCTGTAAGTATTTCATCTATTTACCAAATATTTCTTCAGTGTCAAGAGTATACAGTGTTCTAGGCACTGAGGACAGCAATGTGCAGCATATTTATTGCCCAAGGGCTGATCTAATTAAATAGAACAAGTTtgtataaaatgtaaatattgaatcattagacattaacaataaTAGAATTATGTTAGAAAATCTGGCTTTAAAAATCTTTTGGGGGTTCATGACAAGCTGTTTGGATGATTGAGTCTtcaaaataactttaaatcaatAGAGAAAATTGTATGTCTGCAAAAGTTCTTTTTAGAAATTACTGATACTGCTAAGATAACAAACAAAGCCTATTGACATCCATGGTTCAATGCTGGTTGCAATTTGGGTGAGGTTCACATATTTTATTGATGATGTAGAGCACCCAAAATGCAAAGTAGAACagcctggactttttttttttttttcttttttcacttaaGGGGCGAAACCCTGTTTTGCAATCAGTCCAAGCTAGTGAATTGAAACTTGACTTCTCCTTTTAACTTATACGTAAAGTCCCTCGAAAGTAAGAGTAAAATTAagactaatttttaaattatttatatttattcacaATAAATTGAAGTCAAATGtatggactctttttttttttttacaatgaaatTGAAAAGTGCAATGAGACAAAAAAAATTTTCCCTTTCTCTGCCAAAAGGAATCCTTTCCCACCCCCCACAATATGCTGATTTTCCATATTATTTTCTTCTCCTTTGACTTTTATGTAACTTGTGCCAGTTTCCCATGTTGGAGTTAGGAGTTTGAATTTAAAATCCCAATTCTTTGTGGCAGGGGTGCCTCTAAGCCATAAGAAATATTGCTCAAAATCTTGAAATTAGAGTGAGAGTTTTGACTTAAATCCTATTCCTGACTTGAAGGCTGGAAAATTACCAgattcctctcccctcccccttctctttctgtgtgtgtgtgtgtgtgtgtgtgtgtgtgtgcgcgtgcgtgttgctggggatcaaacccaaggcctcacacatgctatgcaagcacaagcattctaccactgagcctcatttcTAACCCCcaaatttctgtttttaaatatgATTGAAACAAAACCAGTTTCACCCACCCAAAGGAGACCATGGGGGGGAAAATGCTGTTGAAAAGCGTGGCATCTcttatggaggtctgctggccatcCTACAGGACCTAACACTCTGGGCTAGCAAAACTGACTCCTCCCTTCAATGCTTTGAGTTAGAGCAGAGCTGTATGGGGCTTTCTAAATAAAACCACATGTTTCACATGGAAGGTAATGATCCCATTTGGATTTTCCCGGGGAAGAGATTTAACTCAGGCTTCCTTGGTCAAATGTCTGACATCCATGGGATAACCTTAGACTCCTTAGTTTATTCCCACAGGACAAGATCTACTCCTAAAAATACAAGTCTACCAAGTCTAAACCCATGGAGCAACAGTGACCCCCAGTGGCCAATGGAGTGGTCTTTTTTTAACCTCAATTTGCACTTCTGAAAGTTGAATAATTACATTA contains:
- the Bmp3 gene encoding bone morphogenetic protein 3, with protein sequence MAGARILLYLWLGFFSVSLVQGERPKQHLPELHQAMPGDRTAGGGPGPELQPLDKVSEHMLRLYDRYSDSGRVEAARMPSSRPRSSQPRRPQPLREGNTVRSFRAKAAGDLKSKGLHIFNLTSLTKSENILSATLYFYIGELVNISWNCPVSPRCSHHAQRKHIQIELSAWSLQANLNQSQLLGHLSVDIAKPHRDTMSWLSKDITQLLKKAKENEDFLIGFNMTPKAQQLSKRMVPFPEPYILVYANDVAISEPESVVSSLQGHWNFPTGAVPKLDSHIRAALSMERRKKRSTGILLPLQNNELPGAEYQYQEEGVWEERKPYKTLQTQPPEKNKNKKKQRKGPHQKSQTLQFDEQTLKKARRKQWVEPRNCAKRYLKVDFADIGWSEWIISPKSFDAYYCSGACQFPMPKSLKPSNHATIQSIVRAVGVVPGIPEPCCVPEKMSSLSILFFDENKNVVLKVYPNMTVESCACR